One stretch of Natranaerovirga pectinivora DNA includes these proteins:
- the ffh gene encoding signal recognition particle protein — MAFESLSDKLQNIFKGLKKKGKLTEKDVKDALREVKMALLEADVNFKVVKTFVKSVQERATGHEVLESLTPGQQVIKIVNEELIKLMGDSNNELTYNKDGITVFMMVGLQGAGKTTTSAKISGNIKKKGKKPLLVACDIYRPAAIKQLQVVGAQLDVPVFTMGDNHNPVNIAKAGIEYAKNNGNDVVIIDTAGRLHIDENMMGELIEIKESLKPQETLLVVDAMTGQDAVTVAETFNEKIGVDGVILTKLDGDTRGGAAISVRSVTDKPIKFVGMGEKLTDLEPFHPERMASRILGMGDVLTLIEKAQESIDEKQALEMERKLRNAEFTFDDFLEQMQQVKKMGNLSSIIGMIPGMGQQLKDVEIDDNEIYKVEAIILSMTKEERANPNILNPSRKKRIALGCGRSIHDVNKLVKQYDQSKKMMKQFSGMMKGKGKKGMFKFPFL; from the coding sequence ATGGCTTTTGAAAGTTTGTCAGATAAACTCCAAAACATATTTAAAGGGTTAAAGAAAAAAGGAAAGCTCACAGAAAAAGATGTAAAAGATGCCTTAAGAGAAGTAAAAATGGCTCTTTTAGAAGCAGATGTTAACTTTAAAGTAGTTAAAACTTTTGTTAAAAGTGTACAAGAGAGAGCTACGGGACATGAAGTGTTAGAGAGCTTAACCCCAGGGCAACAAGTGATAAAGATTGTTAATGAAGAATTGATTAAGTTAATGGGAGATTCTAATAATGAACTTACCTATAACAAAGATGGCATAACAGTTTTTATGATGGTTGGGTTACAAGGGGCAGGTAAAACAACAACTTCTGCAAAAATTAGCGGTAATATCAAGAAAAAAGGCAAAAAACCTTTGCTAGTAGCTTGTGATATATATAGACCAGCAGCTATCAAACAATTACAAGTTGTAGGTGCCCAATTAGATGTTCCAGTATTTACAATGGGTGACAATCATAACCCAGTAAATATTGCAAAAGCAGGCATTGAATACGCAAAAAATAATGGCAATGATGTTGTAATTATTGATACAGCAGGTAGACTTCATATTGATGAAAATATGATGGGTGAATTAATTGAGATAAAAGAAAGTTTAAAACCACAAGAAACTCTATTGGTTGTTGATGCTATGACAGGTCAAGATGCAGTAACAGTTGCAGAGACTTTTAATGAAAAAATTGGCGTAGATGGTGTTATATTAACAAAATTAGATGGTGACACAAGAGGTGGGGCTGCTATCTCTGTAAGAAGTGTAACAGATAAGCCAATCAAATTTGTTGGTATGGGTGAAAAATTAACAGATTTAGAACCTTTCCATCCTGAAAGAATGGCATCACGTATATTAGGTATGGGTGACGTTCTTACACTAATAGAAAAAGCACAAGAATCTATTGATGAAAAACAAGCATTAGAAATGGAGCGTAAGCTTAGAAATGCAGAATTTACATTTGATGATTTTCTTGAGCAAATGCAACAAGTTAAAAAAATGGGTAATCTAAGCTCAATAATTGGTATGATTCCAGGAATGGGTCAGCAGTTAAAAGATGTTGAAATAGATGACAATGAAATTTACAAAGTAGAAGCGATCATTCTTTCTATGACCAAAGAAGAAAGAGCCAATCCTAATATTCTTAATCCTTCAAGGAAGAAAAGAATCGCATTGGGTTGTGGACGCTCAATACATGATGTCAACAAACTTGTAAAACAGTATGATCAATCTAAAAAGATGATGAAACAGTTTTCAGGTATGATGAAAGGTAAAGGTAAAAAAGGAATGTTCAAATTTCCTTTTCTATAA
- a CDS encoding YraN family protein, which yields MKNNRKIGKEYEDKARRFLESLNYKILETNFRCKIGEIDIIGQDNDYLVFVEVKYRKNDKKGDPSEAVNYYKQRTINKVANYYLMKKGYGYHTASRFDVVVILDEDIRVIKNAFYSM from the coding sequence ATGAAAAATAATAGAAAAATAGGCAAAGAATATGAAGATAAAGCAAGAAGGTTTTTAGAATCACTTAATTACAAGATCCTAGAAACTAATTTTAGGTGTAAGATTGGAGAGATAGATATTATTGGTCAAGACAATGATTATTTGGTATTTGTTGAAGTGAAGTATAGGAAAAATGATAAAAAAGGTGATCCATCTGAAGCAGTTAATTATTATAAGCAAAGAACTATTAACAAAGTAGCCAATTATTATTTAATGAAAAAAGGGTATGGTTACCATACAGCATCAAGATTCGATGTTGTTGTCATATTGGATGAAGATATAAGGGTGATAAAAAATGCGTTTTATAGCATGTAA
- the rpsP gene encoding 30S ribosomal protein S16, which translates to MAVKIRLKRMGQKKAPFYRIVVADSRSPRDGKFIEEIGYYDPTKEPKVLKVNDELAKKWLNNGAQPSDTVKKLLKTAGVVE; encoded by the coding sequence ATGGCAGTTAAAATCAGATTAAAAAGAATGGGACAAAAGAAAGCTCCTTTCTATAGAATCGTAGTTGCAGACTCAAGATCACCAAGAGATGGTAAATTCATCGAAGAAATCGGATACTATGATCCAACTAAGGAACCAAAAGTATTAAAAGTAAACGATGAGCTTGCTAAAAAATGGTTAAACAACGGTGCTCAACCTTCAGATACTGTTAAAAAACTATTAAAAACAGCAGGTGTTGTTGAGTAA
- the ylqF gene encoding ribosome biogenesis GTPase YlqF, which yields MNIQWFPGHMTKAIRMMQENIKLVDVVIELVDSRVPYSSKNPNIDDLAKNKKRVIVLNKIDLADPVISDKWENWFKDKGFYIVRINSIDGKGLPSLLNIVREACREKTERDRKRGIINRPLRAMVVGIPNVGKSTFINKLVGKASAKTGNKPGVTKGKQWIKLKNDIELLDTPGILWPKFEDQRVGMNLAMIGSIKDEVLDRAEVAMSILGYLKVHYNEFLVKRYGIEINSEMDNPTILSKIAEKRNLIKTGNELDLDRAANIILEEYRNGKLGRITIEKPEDIEANEEK from the coding sequence ATGAATATACAGTGGTTTCCAGGTCATATGACCAAAGCTATAAGGATGATGCAAGAAAATATTAAACTAGTTGATGTTGTTATTGAATTGGTGGATTCAAGGGTGCCTTATAGCAGTAAGAATCCTAATATAGATGATTTGGCTAAGAATAAGAAGCGTGTTATTGTGTTGAATAAAATTGATTTGGCTGATCCAGTAATAAGTGATAAATGGGAGAATTGGTTTAAAGATAAAGGGTTTTATATTGTAAGGATTAATTCCATTGATGGTAAAGGTCTTCCAAGTCTATTGAATATTGTTAGAGAAGCTTGTAGAGAGAAAACTGAGCGTGATCGTAAAAGAGGTATTATTAATAGACCACTCCGTGCTATGGTTGTGGGAATCCCTAATGTTGGTAAGTCTACTTTTATTAATAAATTGGTTGGAAAAGCTAGTGCTAAGACGGGTAATAAGCCAGGTGTTACAAAAGGGAAGCAATGGATTAAGCTTAAAAATGATATTGAATTGTTAGATACACCTGGTATTTTATGGCCAAAGTTTGAAGATCAAAGAGTTGGAATGAATCTTGCTATGATTGGGTCAATAAAAGATGAGGTATTAGATAGAGCTGAAGTTGCTATGAGTATTTTAGGGTATTTAAAAGTTCATTATAATGAATTTTTAGTAAAGCGCTATGGCATTGAAATCAATAGTGAAATGGATAATCCTACTATTCTGAGCAAGATTGCAGAAAAAAGAAATTTAATTAAAACAGGTAATGAGCTTGATTTGGATCGGGCGGCTAATATCATTTTAGAAGAGTATAGAAATGGTAAGCTTGGCAGAATTACAATTGAAAAACCTGAAGATATTGAGGCAAATGAAGAAAAATAG
- the pgeF gene encoding peptidoglycan editing factor PgeF: protein MNSNNLLVKKEKDLLYVTFPAFDKTGLVAHCFTTKLGGVSEGYFSTLNLGFNRGDANNNVEQNYKLVCDAIDIDYNKLVFSHQVHEDKIYVVSSSDAGKGGIHGTDIKNMDALITNAINIPLVTLYADCVPIFLLDPVKKAIGIAHAGWRGTVKHIGKKTVQKMIETYQSNPKDILAGIAPSIGFCCFEVSEDVAEEFKKKFTKEQCKEIIEEKSNNKYMVDLWKANKFTLLEAGLEEDNITVTDLCTKCNSDIFFSHRATDGKRGSLAAIMALQD, encoded by the coding sequence ATGAATTCTAATAATCTTTTAGTAAAGAAAGAGAAGGATTTATTATATGTTACATTTCCTGCATTCGATAAAACAGGACTAGTAGCGCATTGCTTTACGACAAAACTAGGTGGGGTCAGTGAAGGGTATTTTTCAACCCTAAATTTAGGATTTAATAGAGGCGATGCTAATAATAATGTAGAACAAAATTATAAATTAGTTTGTGATGCTATTGATATTGATTATAATAAATTGGTTTTTTCTCACCAAGTTCATGAAGATAAAATTTATGTCGTTAGTTCCAGTGATGCTGGAAAAGGTGGTATACATGGAACAGATATTAAGAATATGGATGCATTAATTACTAATGCAATCAATATACCTTTAGTGACTTTGTATGCAGATTGTGTGCCTATCTTTTTGTTAGACCCTGTAAAAAAGGCTATTGGCATTGCCCATGCAGGATGGAGAGGAACAGTTAAACATATAGGAAAAAAAACCGTTCAAAAAATGATAGAAACATATCAATCCAATCCAAAAGATATATTAGCTGGTATAGCTCCTTCCATTGGGTTTTGTTGTTTTGAAGTTTCAGAAGATGTAGCAGAAGAATTTAAGAAAAAATTTACAAAGGAACAGTGTAAAGAAATCATTGAAGAAAAAAGCAATAACAAATACATGGTTGATTTATGGAAAGCAAATAAATTCACATTATTAGAAGCAGGTCTTGAAGAGGATAATATTACAGTTACAGATTTATGTACAAAATGTAATTCAGATATATTTTTTTCCCATAGAGCAACAGATGGCAAAAGAGGAAGTCTTGCAGCTATAATGGCATTACAAGATTAA
- the rplS gene encoding 50S ribosomal protein L19, translated as MNEIIRNIEAEQLKKEVPSFNIGDTVRVYAKVKEGTRERIQMFEGVVLKRQNGSARETFTVRRISYGVGVEKTWPLHSPKIDRIEVIRRGKVRRAKLNYLRSRIGKSAKVKELVR; from the coding sequence ATTAATGAAATTATTCGTAATATTGAAGCTGAACAATTGAAAAAAGAAGTTCCTTCTTTTAATATCGGTGATACTGTTCGTGTTTACGCTAAAGTAAAAGAAGGTACACGCGAAAGAATTCAGATGTTTGAAGGTGTTGTTTTAAAAAGACAAAATGGTAGTGCTCGTGAAACTTTTACAGTAAGAAGAATTTCTTACGGTGTAGGAGTTGAAAAAACTTGGCCACTTCATTCACCAAAAATCGATCGTATCGAAGTAATTAGACGTGGTAAAGTAAGAAGAGCTAAGCTTAATTACTTACGTAGCAGAATTGGTAAATCAGCTAAAGTTAAAGAATTAGTTAGATAA
- the fliK gene encoding flagellar hook-length control protein FliK → MRIGIGVGKHEPPVEHGKVQLKVGDVRGFNVGDVFEGEIKDIRHNLMVIRLLASNQLVMAKFSEQIEVNIGDSFLFQVKDKMGDQLVIRPYVEEDLSPKDQKVMRAIEEAELPVNDKNINLVKSLIDAGQPINKSSLHKFKQLSIIHKDFPVQDIIFLEKHNLPITKANMEQFGHYKGDEHSIVDQFDGLMVSIENKFVHLATEGTSQQLMDFHLTLQEGLNNFPEFESGFSNNLSQEQAEIVYNILKGVTEFNIEKDSFLGKSSKEIFEIINKLPMEKQEEVILKAFNERVYEPLLKDVILDKLFIKPEEVKKDNLVGYYKGLESLLESTVVNTSNEPNHQTLESLKDNLDFMKDLNQIVNYIQIPLKFKNQNVHSDLYVYKNPNKSKRDGKNISMLLRLDLAYLGRLDVFMDKKDKTINSQFFIEKEKTKTLLNDNMIHLVTALRDKGYILNPQIVNKSSEFSFPKDCIMEDVKSTNHLQRFSFDIRV, encoded by the coding sequence ATGCGTATTGGTATTGGTGTTGGTAAGCATGAACCGCCTGTTGAACATGGCAAGGTTCAGTTGAAAGTTGGAGATGTTCGTGGTTTTAATGTTGGAGATGTTTTTGAGGGTGAGATTAAAGATATTCGGCATAATTTAATGGTTATTAGGTTATTGGCGTCTAATCAGTTGGTTATGGCCAAGTTTAGTGAGCAAATTGAGGTTAATATTGGGGATTCTTTTTTGTTTCAAGTTAAGGATAAGATGGGGGATCAGTTGGTGATAAGGCCTTATGTTGAAGAGGATTTGTCTCCTAAGGATCAGAAGGTTATGCGTGCCATTGAGGAAGCTGAATTGCCTGTTAATGATAAGAATATTAATCTTGTTAAGTCCCTCATCGATGCAGGGCAACCTATTAATAAGAGTAGTTTACATAAATTTAAACAGTTGTCTATTATTCATAAAGATTTTCCTGTACAAGATATTATTTTTCTAGAGAAACATAATTTGCCTATTACTAAAGCTAATATGGAACAGTTTGGTCATTATAAGGGAGACGAGCACAGTATCGTCGATCAATTTGATGGCCTAATGGTAAGCATAGAGAATAAATTTGTTCATTTGGCTACTGAAGGTACGAGTCAGCAGTTAATGGATTTTCATTTGACGCTCCAAGAAGGATTAAATAATTTTCCTGAGTTTGAGTCTGGTTTTTCTAACAATTTATCCCAAGAACAGGCAGAAATAGTATATAATATATTAAAAGGTGTTACAGAGTTTAATATTGAAAAAGATTCTTTTTTGGGGAAATCATCTAAAGAGATTTTCGAGATAATAAATAAACTTCCAATGGAAAAACAAGAAGAGGTTATTCTTAAGGCTTTTAATGAGAGGGTTTATGAACCTTTGTTAAAGGATGTTATTTTAGACAAGTTATTTATTAAACCAGAAGAGGTTAAGAAGGATAATTTAGTAGGGTATTATAAAGGACTAGAAAGTTTATTAGAGTCTACTGTGGTAAATACTAGTAATGAACCCAATCATCAAACATTAGAAAGCCTTAAAGATAACTTGGATTTTATGAAAGATCTCAATCAAATTGTGAATTATATTCAAATTCCTTTAAAATTTAAGAATCAAAATGTACATAGCGATTTGTACGTTTATAAAAATCCTAATAAGTCTAAAAGAGATGGAAAAAACATTTCAATGTTATTAAGATTAGATTTAGCCTATTTAGGTAGATTAGATGTATTTATGGATAAAAAGGATAAAACCATTAACAGTCAGTTTTTTATTGAAAAAGAAAAGACAAAAACATTACTTAATGATAATATGATCCATCTTGTTACTGCACTTAGGGATAAGGGGTATATACTTAATCCTCAAATTGTTAATAAAAGCAGTGAGTTTTCTTTTCCTAAAGATTGTATTATGGAGGATGTTAAATCTACAAATCATCTACAGAGGTTTTCCTTTGACATAAGGGTGTGA
- a CDS encoding KH domain-containing protein, whose product MKELVEVIAKALVDKPDEVTVKEIEGERSIVIELKVDPEDMGKIIGKQGRIAKAIRTVVKSAATKDNKKVVVEILQ is encoded by the coding sequence TTGAAAGAACTTGTTGAAGTAATTGCAAAAGCATTAGTAGACAAACCAGATGAAGTTACCGTTAAAGAAATCGAAGGAGAGCGTTCAATCGTTATAGAATTGAAAGTTGATCCAGAAGATATGGGTAAAATCATTGGTAAACAAGGACGTATTGCAAAAGCAATTCGTACTGTAGTAAAATCAGCAGCAACGAAGGACAATAAAAAAGTCGTAGTAGAAATACTACAGTAA
- the rimM gene encoding ribosome maturation factor RimM (Essential for efficient processing of 16S rRNA) yields MIEYFQIGIIANTHGIKGEIKVLPTTDDPKRFELLDKVFVDTGKITKEFEIETVRYSKQFVLLKFKGVNSINDIEYLKSSTIKIPRDMALPLEEDEYYISDLIGLEVITDEGNSIGKIKDVLITGSNEVYIVENEDRKQILLPAIKECILNVDIANNTMKVHIMKGLID; encoded by the coding sequence ATGATAGAATATTTTCAAATTGGTATTATTGCTAATACACACGGGATTAAAGGTGAAATTAAAGTTTTACCTACAACAGATGATCCTAAACGCTTTGAGCTTTTAGATAAGGTTTTTGTAGATACAGGAAAAATAACAAAAGAATTTGAAATAGAAACGGTTAGATACTCTAAACAGTTTGTGCTTCTTAAATTTAAGGGTGTTAATTCTATTAATGATATTGAATACTTAAAAAGTTCAACAATAAAAATTCCAAGAGATATGGCATTGCCATTAGAAGAAGATGAATACTATATTAGTGATCTCATTGGACTTGAAGTCATCACAGATGAAGGCAATAGTATTGGAAAAATAAAAGATGTTTTAATAACAGGAAGTAATGAAGTTTATATTGTTGAAAATGAAGACAGAAAACAAATCTTATTACCTGCAATTAAAGAATGCATTTTAAATGTAGATATTGCCAACAATACGATGAAGGTACACATAATGAAGGGTTTGATTGATTAG
- the lepB gene encoding signal peptidase I, with amino-acid sequence MLKGIGSWILDIIIILIVVYLITTFVGQRTSVIGDSMKPTLQNGNQVIIDKLSYRFTEPKRFDVIVFPYKMNPNQLYIKRVIGLPGETIQLVNGEIYIDGAVLEEDYGLEVFLNAGIGTDPVVIADGEYFVLGDNRNNSSDSRFVDVGNVPKGDIVGRAWIKIWPLKDFGLLKHD; translated from the coding sequence ATGCTAAAGGGAATTGGCAGTTGGATTCTTGATATAATTATAATACTAATTGTAGTATATTTGATAACAACATTTGTTGGTCAACGTACAAGTGTTATCGGCGATTCTATGAAGCCAACACTTCAAAATGGTAATCAAGTCATTATTGATAAATTGAGTTACCGGTTTACTGAACCAAAAAGATTTGATGTTATAGTTTTCCCATATAAAATGAACCCAAATCAGTTGTATATTAAACGGGTCATTGGATTACCTGGTGAGACCATTCAATTGGTTAATGGTGAAATATATATTGATGGTGCTGTTTTAGAAGAGGATTATGGTTTAGAAGTTTTTTTGAATGCTGGAATAGGGACAGATCCAGTTGTTATAGCAGATGGTGAATACTTTGTTTTAGGTGATAATCGTAATAATAGCTCTGACAGTAGGTTCGTAGATGTAGGAAATGTGCCAAAAGGTGATATAGTTGGTAGAGCTTGGATTAAGATTTGGCCTTTAAAAGATTTTGGTCTATTAAAACATGATTAA
- a CDS encoding ribonuclease HII, translated as MSSYSISDIKSILERTTFEDINHVINDFRIDERVGVKKLIAQYEKKLQSYYDEINRIEDMKVYERKYYEQYNYICGIDEVGRGPLAGPVVSGAVVLKKDVNILYLNDSKKLSEKKREELYDEIIDKAECYSVGVASVSTIDEINILQSTYESMRNAISGLDVTPEVLLVDAVTIPGVEMPQEGIVKGDAKSVSIAAASIIAKVTRDRMMEEYDKIYPEYGFKRNKGYGTEEHVKALKEFGPCPIHRISFIRNLVD; from the coding sequence ATGTCTAGTTATTCAATTTCCGATATAAAGAGTATATTGGAAAGGACTACATTTGAAGATATAAATCATGTTATTAATGATTTTAGGATAGATGAAAGAGTTGGGGTGAAAAAATTAATTGCCCAGTATGAAAAAAAACTTCAAAGCTATTATGATGAAATAAATAGAATTGAAGATATGAAAGTTTATGAAAGAAAGTATTATGAGCAATATAACTATATTTGTGGTATTGATGAAGTAGGTCGAGGACCTTTAGCAGGGCCTGTGGTATCAGGTGCAGTTGTTTTAAAAAAAGATGTCAATATACTTTATTTAAATGACTCAAAAAAGCTTTCAGAGAAGAAAAGAGAAGAATTGTATGATGAAATAATTGATAAAGCAGAGTGTTATTCTGTTGGGGTTGCTAGTGTTTCAACCATTGATGAGATTAATATTTTGCAAAGTACATATGAGTCTATGAGAAATGCTATTAGTGGGTTGGATGTTACGCCAGAAGTTTTATTGGTAGATGCAGTGACTATTCCTGGAGTTGAGATGCCTCAAGAAGGCATTGTTAAAGGGGATGCTAAGAGTGTTTCTATTGCGGCAGCGAGTATTATTGCTAAGGTAACTCGTGATAGGATGATGGAAGAGTATGATAAGATTTATCCTGAGTATGGGTTTAAGAGGAATAAGGGGTATGGAACAGAGGAGCATGTTAAGGCTTTGAAAGAGTTTGGGCCTTGTCCTATTCATCGGATTAGTTTTATTAGGAATTTGGTAGATTAA
- a CDS encoding DUF512 domain-containing protein, translating to MLERQHIIKSVEKDSIAEEVGIEVGDILISINGEAIKDALDYHYYLTEEYLEILIRKQDGSEWILEIEKDEDEALGIEFQSSLMDEYKSCTNKCVFCFIDQLPEGMRETLYFKDDDSRLSFLQGNYITLTNMKDKDIERIIRYRLSPINLSVHATNPELRKRMLNNRFADNLMGYIEKFYEAGIIMNGQIVLCKGLNDGDELDRSISELSKFIPYMQSVSVVPVGLSKHREGLYELEPFTKEDAKKTLAIIHHWQEKLYKEHSTHFIHAGDEFYILAEEPMPEEENYDGYLQLENGVGMVRLFLDEFDAYYDTLEKSEKSKEVSIVTGLLAYDILNEMINKLALKFPNIKINLYPIINKFFGERITVSGLLTGQDIINQISGKSLGDYLLLPNNLLRSGEEVLLDNVTVTDIENALQVKVAVVKSIGKDFIDKIIE from the coding sequence ATGTTAGAAAGGCAACATATAATAAAATCAGTAGAAAAAGATAGTATAGCAGAAGAAGTAGGTATAGAAGTAGGTGATATTTTAATTAGTATAAACGGTGAGGCGATTAAAGATGCATTAGATTATCACTATTATTTAACAGAAGAATACCTAGAAATTCTTATTAGAAAACAAGATGGTAGTGAATGGATTTTAGAAATTGAAAAAGATGAAGATGAGGCATTAGGAATAGAATTCCAGTCCTCATTGATGGATGAATATAAATCATGTACTAATAAATGTGTTTTTTGTTTTATAGATCAGTTACCCGAAGGTATGCGAGAAACACTTTATTTCAAAGATGATGATTCAAGATTGTCTTTTTTACAAGGTAATTATATTACTTTAACCAATATGAAAGATAAAGATATTGAGAGAATTATTAGGTATAGGTTATCTCCTATTAACTTATCTGTTCATGCGACAAATCCTGAATTAAGAAAAAGAATGTTGAATAACCGTTTTGCAGATAATTTAATGGGCTATATAGAAAAGTTTTATGAGGCTGGCATTATAATGAATGGCCAAATTGTATTGTGTAAGGGATTAAATGATGGAGATGAGTTAGATAGATCCATTAGTGAACTATCAAAGTTTATCCCATATATGCAAAGTGTTTCAGTAGTACCAGTAGGTTTAAGTAAGCACAGAGAAGGATTGTATGAGCTAGAACCTTTTACAAAAGAAGACGCAAAGAAAACCCTTGCTATTATTCATCATTGGCAGGAAAAATTATATAAAGAGCACAGCACCCATTTTATTCATGCAGGTGATGAATTTTACATTCTAGCAGAAGAGCCAATGCCAGAAGAAGAGAATTATGATGGATATCTACAATTAGAAAATGGAGTGGGTATGGTACGTTTGTTTTTAGATGAATTTGATGCCTACTATGATACTTTAGAAAAAAGTGAAAAATCAAAGGAAGTATCAATAGTAACGGGCTTATTGGCATATGATATACTTAACGAAATGATAAATAAACTAGCACTAAAATTCCCAAATATAAAAATAAATCTTTATCCTATAATAAATAAATTTTTTGGTGAGAGAATAACTGTATCAGGTTTGTTAACTGGACAAGACATAATCAATCAAATTTCTGGAAAATCATTAGGTGACTATTTATTATTGCCAAACAATTTGTTAAGAAGTGGAGAAGAAGTTTTATTGGACAATGTAACAGTGACTGACATTGAAAATGCTTTACAAGTTAAAGTAGCTGTTGTAAAATCAATTGGTAAAGATTTCATAGATAAAATAATAGAATAA
- a CDS encoding EscU/YscU/HrcU family type III secretion system export apparatus switch protein — protein sequence MKKINKVAAIRYDIDEEAPRVLAKGKGIIADKLLQKAKTEDIPIYKDENLANELSKLDIGTYIPPELYEVVAEVLTFLDNLDQKFKK from the coding sequence ATGAAGAAAATCAATAAAGTGGCAGCCATTAGATATGATATAGATGAAGAAGCCCCTAGAGTCCTTGCAAAAGGAAAGGGCATTATTGCAGATAAGTTACTTCAGAAGGCTAAGACGGAAGACATTCCTATATACAAAGATGAGAATTTAGCTAATGAATTAAGTAAACTGGATATAGGCACTTATATACCGCCTGAATTATACGAAGTGGTTGCTGAAGTCTTAACATTTCTTGATAATTTAGACCAAAAGTTTAAAAAGTAA
- the trmD gene encoding tRNA (guanosine(37)-N1)-methyltransferase TrmD — MNYHIFTLFPEMIEQGLNTSIIGRAIEKGIIDLNLINIREFSTNKHKKVDDYPYGGGAGMVMQPEPIYNAYKSVMDTKVEKKTRLIYLTPQGKVFNQKMAEEFSKEESLMFLCGHYEGVDERVLETIVTDYVSIGDYVLTGGELAVMVLIDAISRLIPGVLSNNDSADYESFQDGLLEYPQYTRPYDFMGKTVPDVLISGHHANITKWRKEQSLSRTLERRPDLINKAHLTEEEKKYLKNIANIDDL; from the coding sequence GTGAATTATCATATTTTTACATTGTTCCCTGAAATGATTGAACAAGGACTTAATACAAGCATTATTGGAAGAGCAATAGAAAAGGGGATAATTGATTTAAACCTTATAAATATAAGAGAGTTTTCAACGAATAAACATAAAAAAGTGGACGACTATCCATACGGCGGCGGTGCTGGAATGGTTATGCAACCAGAGCCTATTTATAACGCCTATAAAAGCGTAATGGATACAAAAGTAGAAAAGAAAACAAGACTCATTTATTTAACCCCTCAAGGAAAAGTATTTAATCAAAAAATGGCTGAAGAATTTTCAAAAGAAGAGTCTTTAATGTTCTTGTGTGGCCACTATGAAGGGGTAGATGAAAGAGTTTTAGAAACTATTGTAACAGACTATGTTTCTATTGGTGATTATGTTTTAACTGGTGGAGAATTAGCTGTTATGGTACTTATAGATGCTATATCAAGATTAATACCTGGTGTTCTTAGCAATAATGATTCAGCGGATTATGAGTCTTTTCAAGATGGATTATTAGAATATCCACAGTATACAAGACCTTATGACTTTATGGGGAAAACAGTACCTGATGTTTTAATATCCGGTCACCATGCCAATATTACTAAGTGGAGAAAAGAACAATCATTATCTAGAACATTAGAAAGAAGACCAGATTTAATAAATAAAGCACATTTAACAGAAGAAGAAAAAAAATACTTAAAAAATATTGCAAATATAGATGATTTGTGA